The Astyanax mexicanus isolate ESR-SI-001 chromosome 8, AstMex3_surface, whole genome shotgun sequence sequence aaaaaaaagctaaggcAATGTAAACCTTGTGGTTAAAACAAACGAAAAACCTAGGACTAGTTTGGAATTAAAATAGCAGCTTCCCATTGTGTTAAAAATGAGAGGATTGACCCTGATTCTGAACCACCTTAAAAACCCACAAACCAAGTTCATAGACATTTTAAAGCTAATCTTAGGTTTGTTgagactcaaaaaaaaaaaaaaaaaaaaagtgttaacatACACTTGAAATAAGTTctataaagttaaaataaaagaagGTTCTTAAAATATAGGGATAAAAAAAATCCTTCAATGCCACAACCttgtctttatttttaatcttaaaaGAGTAAAAGAAGACGCAGAATTCTTCTGTAAATAAATCTGCTTTCCTTTTCTTGCAGATCTCACCGCAGTGGCTGATTCATCCCTCACCCGGACGCTTTTTATTAAAGCATCAGGACCCGAGCAGGAGAGTCATGCAGTGGAAGCGGAGGCACTGCTATACGAAGATCGCTGGGTTTCTAGTTATTCTATTTTTTGCGGTTGTGTTACTCGTTTGCTATCAACACAACCTACTGCCAGGGAAGAAGAGCCACCAGGACAGCGGTGTAACGCACACCTCGCCGAGGCTTCAACCTCGCAGGACTGAGCAGAACTACAGCATCACTAAACAGAACAGCTGGAAGGAGGAAACATCGTCATCGTCATCCTCCCCACTGCCGCACAAATCAGAGGCAAACCTCAGCTCCTTCGTGGAGGACTCTTCTCAGCAGGGGCTGAAGAACTCCAACTCTTTGAGCTCCAACATGAACACAAGTTTAAGCGAAGAGATAAGAGCAGAGAGCGTCCTGAAGGTAGAACCCTACAACTACATCATCAACGAAGAAGAGAAGTGCCTGAAAGACGATCCGTTCTTAGTGTTGCTGATCGCAGTTAAGCCGCAGTACGTCGAAGCGAGGGACGCCATCAGGCAGACGTGGGGGAACGAAAGCGTGGCTGGGGGTTTGGGATTTGTGCGGCTGTTCCTGTTGGGAGTAATGGAAGGCGACCAAGGTCTCAGCAGCCAATTACAGCAGTCCATCGCCGCAGAGAGCCAACAGCATCGAGACATAATCCAGCAAGATTACGTAGACTCGTACTACAACCTGACCATCAAGACGCTGATGGGAATGCACTGGGTAGCGACGTACTGCTCGGGCGCCAGTTACGTCATGAAGACGGACTGCGACATGTTCGTCAATACGGAATACCTCATCCAAAAACTCCTTAATCCCAGCGTTCCACCAAGAAAAAAGTACTTTACCGGGTACCTCATGAGGGGCTACGCTCCAAACAGGAACAAACGCAGCAAGTGGTACATGTCGCCCAAGCTGTACGCCAGCGAGCGCTACCCTACCTTCTGCTCGGGGACTGGGTACGTCTTCTCGGGCGACATGGCGGGCTTGATCTATCGAGCGTCCTTGAGCATAAGAAGGCTGCACCTGGAGGACGTTTACGTAGGGCTCTGTCTGGCAAAGCTGAGAATAGAGCCAATACCTCCGCCCAACGAATTCCTCTTCAACCACTGGCGCGTGTCTTACTCTAGCTGCAAATACAGCCACCTTATTACCTCTCATCAGTTCCTCCCGACAGAGTTAATCAAGTACTGGCATCACCTGCAGAGTAACAAGCACAACGCCTGCATCAACACACCCAAGGAAAAGGACAAAGTGCGCAGGCTTCGCCAAAGAAAACTGCTCTGGAGTCGTTCCAGCGGGTGAAAGCTTCAGAAGATAAACTGTGCACACGAACATTCCTCAAAAATGATCTGTATTTAACTGAAAGGCAAACGAACTTCACGCAAGTGAGCGATTTCGCAGAAAGGGACAGGGAAACATTCAGGCATCGTAAAAATGgtttaaacataaaaacagcCCCTTATATTTGAGTTTACAAGCTAATAAAATTTAACGAGAGGTCCCAACAAACTAgttttaacatacagctctggaaaaccaacaaactgaactgcttacgctttacactcctggtgcaaaagttcaaagttatccaaaagcagtgtgtaagaagaacatgatgccaagatgcatgttaaaaaagaaatgctctaaattttttttttaatttgggagaaatgttgtctgtagtttatagaataaaacaacaatgttcattttactcaaacataaacctataaatagcaaaatcagagaaactgattcagaaactcaactgttctcttcatttttttccagagctgtatattaagttTATTTCTCATGTCCAAATCGGTTAAACAAGCAAAGCACATGAGCACACTGTATTTGCTTATTGGTGAAACAGCCTGGTTTAAAACGATCTCTGGGgaaaacaaacccaataaatcAAGTTGACCACTTTGGATCTTAATGGTCAGACATGCAAAGACATGCACTGGTTCAGTTATTTAGACTGAAGTTTGAGTCTGAGGGTGAACTAGGTGTCACAAACTGTATGCGGACGTCATATTGAGGGTTGCCTCCCACTGATACAAACAAattcagattttatattttaacagttaAGAAAAGCCAGTTTATActtgctttactttactttatattttttggtctatttttatacataaggtgcatcgaattataaggcacattatgagacacaagtaaggaacaggggtgttgccgtgttttccttctaattcagcaggtctggcgacacttaaaaataaaataaatgaaaagaaaagaaaaaaaatgtaatcccttaaaaactatatatattcttttaaattataaagagtgttggatgttaatttacacagatttccctccttaAAACTGTAAGCTTTGatttagcattagtggctaattgCTAgggctagccgcagttagcagctaatgtgcATGACAGCTAGCCAGGGTTATCCGCAGGCTGCAGGCTGATAACTCTatacggcaaaagagctagcgcttagcacagttagcggataatgctaatgctgtaggagaactaaactgaaacattATACTaaactgtataactctgtacttcagtggagtggctttactgcttcttaaatacctgactgatagaattcatacataaaatacactggattataaggagctctgatgatttttggtaaaattaaaggattttaagtgcaccttatagtacgaaaaattaTGGAATTGATATTTTTTCAATAATAGAGGAAAAGTGGGAATGTTTCTGTATTTCTATTATCATTTTGAagttgtatatatttgttttgaaCAATTTCATTAGCTTTCAACGCCAACAATGCTCTTAATGAGAtcaaacatttctttcaaatattAGAAGAAACAGTGCAAATCCGACTGAATCCAGGCCTGAGTGCATTATTTCACTGCTTACTGAACCTAAATCCAATTACACCACAAATTCAAGTCACCCATTATCCTAAAGCTCTTctaaccataatataatataaaactcaccGTCACAGACTTCAGCGTCATGCCGTGGTAAGTTCCCATGGTGTCGATTTTGAATCCCTCCGTTTCTGTGGATTTAAGAGTGGCACAAAATCAGCAGCAATTCTTTTAAAATAGGAAGTGAAGTGAACAGAAAACAACTTTTAAATCTTAATCaatgacatggaccagatatgagGATATGAAGGGAGGGCTGGACATAtaactctgaaaaaaattaagagaccacttcagtttctgaatcagtttttctgattttgctatttataggcacgttctcctccaccagtcttacacactgctttggtgcaaaaattcaagcagttcggattggtgattacattccagaggttttctatttttcatttggtaaaattaaagaaactcatcatttttaagtgctctcaattCTCTTAAATTTATATTTCTTAATTCAGGTTAATGAGATAACTAGTGGGGATTAAGGGGTTTTCCAGTGGGGCAGGATGTcacattaaagagccactaaaccttaaatcatattttttcctttaaaatctGAAATATGTTTTTGTAATTGTGAATCCTGCTTAAAACtgatataaatattaatttaacgACACTATGTTAAAACACTACaaaatttaaatgaatgaatgagctcTTCAAGTAGTTTCTCCATAATAAGAGTTTGCAgaaatatactgaaatatactatcatgataataaaagaaaacacttAAGAGGTTCACGACCCACAACACAAAGCTACAACACTCACTCAATGATATAATAACAGtgaaaagctgcaggagaaccCCAGGGCTGTTGTGACTGTAAATTATTAAACTACAGAGCCTAGGCCAGTTTATTTATAtaagcaagagaaagaaaaagtgatcAAACTCACCCTCTTTCCCTTTGAATCGCTCCTGATCGTATCTGTTGTAGGCTGCTGGGACCGGCTGCTTGTTTCTGACTGATGgatccttaaaataaaataaaacaagaaagaaTTAGTCCATAAATTCAACATATTGCGATATTTTCAAATCAaacaacgcaaaaaaaaaaaaaatcttgtatgcCTACTATTCATAAACAATAGTGTTTTTAAGAATcaatacagtatacagtgttgcaaaaaatacaatattgcggtactttgatatattgatatttccTTATATTTCCCTCAGTCAGCAGAAGCATAAGATTCATCTCATGATTATGGCTTATGAAGACAattaaaatccaaaaatcagtgtctcagaaaatgaatCAGAAagtcaatattatataagaccaatttgtattTTTGGtagggtgccaagtcctgctggaaaatgaaatccacatcttgtcagcagagggaagcatgaagtgctgtcctgggaaaacactgcacttcatgcttccctccactgacaacttttatagagatgaggatttcattttccagcaggacttggcacactgcccacactgtaccaaaagtaccaattagtcttatattatattctaattctctgagacactgatttttgggtttttattggctgtaagccacaatcaatatcaataatcatcaacaacaaaataaataaaggtttaaaatagatcactctgtgtttaatacatctatataatatattagcttcacattttgagctgaattactgaaataaagtaacttctcaatgAAATTCTAATGTATTTGAGAGGCACTAgtatatttaaacacagagaccCAGACACTGTAGATCACATCAGGGATTCTAAAAAAGGACAAGAATCTATTCTGGACACTGTATTAAATCCATTAAATCACCTGAATAAAGTCTTAGTCTTGTTTGCTATTAATTGTGCAAAGAAAGACTTGCTGATTATGTATTTGCTTTTacagagaataaataaataagctgtgctactaaatacaattaaaatatgcaTATTTTGATGTATGCATATTTGGATCTACAGgtttttaaggggttaaataaatGGCTGTCCTAGAAAGGCGGGGTTCATTTCAAGCTCCATTTACCTCTGTAATGGCAGTAATATATGTGGGGAAATTGGTATCACTCCTTACAAACCCATCACAATTACAGCAGAACTAGGTCAGCCCAATCTGCCCAACACTGCATGTGtcttctcttttatgttttatatatatttttgtctcttttgtcTCTGAGACACTGCGCTTTCTAATATCAAGGTGGTTTAAAAAGGAGTCTTTCTAACAAATCTACATGAGGACCCATTTATTTTCCTTCTGAAAGTACTGTTCTTAAAAGAATAATGtctgtaaatgatttaaaaaacatgtatatttatACAGTCGTCTGCTTCAGAAACCCCTGAGTGTAAGGAACCTCTTTAAACCTTGCAGCTTCTGCAAATAAAGCAATTTTAGAAATCACACATATTATTCAACgttaaacttcaaaaaatatctttaaactTGCACTTAAGCTCTTTTTTAAATGGGGAACCGAAAGAGATCTTTCTACAGCCTCTCTTACTGAACACTGTCCGGAAAATTTTATTTCTATGTATGAACTTTGAGTTTTGTTGGTAGAGTACGGTCATTAAACCCATAATCCTGTTCCTACAATTGTTCACCAGCTTTAAACATGGCCTATTTCAACCAATCAGCTGTTTAACAGCCTTTGCCTAAAAGGATAAACAGAGGATAAATACAGATAAAGACTAAAAGAGGCACTACAGGACCATAACATACTCAGAAAACTGTACTAAA is a genomic window containing:
- the LOC103045646 gene encoding beta-1,3-galactosyltransferase 2-like, with the protein product MQWKRRHCYTKIAGFLVILFFAVVLLVCYQHNLLPGKKSHQDSGVTHTSPRLQPRRTEQNYSITKQNSWKEETSSSSSSPLPHKSEANLSSFVEDSSQQGLKNSNSLSSNMNTSLSEEIRAESVLKVEPYNYIINEEEKCLKDDPFLVLLIAVKPQYVEARDAIRQTWGNESVAGGLGFVRLFLLGVMEGDQGLSSQLQQSIAAESQQHRDIIQQDYVDSYYNLTIKTLMGMHWVATYCSGASYVMKTDCDMFVNTEYLIQKLLNPSVPPRKKYFTGYLMRGYAPNRNKRSKWYMSPKLYASERYPTFCSGTGYVFSGDMAGLIYRASLSIRRLHLEDVYVGLCLAKLRIEPIPPPNEFLFNHWRVSYSSCKYSHLITSHQFLPTELIKYWHHLQSNKHNACINTPKEKDKVRRLRQRKLLWSRSSG